One window from the genome of Archaeoglobus neptunius encodes:
- a CDS encoding ABC transporter ATP-binding protein, which translates to METLLEMKNIVKRFGDVTANDHVNLRVKKGEIHGLLGENGAGKTTLMNILFGLYRPDEGEMIFEGRRVEFRSPRDAISAGIGMVHQHFMLVPRMTVLHNLILGYKTPSDPLIDEKWVERRVERLSGKYGISIPLYERIMDLSVGEEQRVEILKALFRDVKLLILDEPTAVLTPPEVQSLFSALRSMTEEGLTVIFITHKLKEALTITDRITVLRKGKNVGTVETAKTNERELAKMMVGREVVMKVEKPSVEIGDVVLKVQNLWVRDDRGLFAVRGVSFTIREGEILGIAGVSGNGQRELEEAIAGIRKVHRGSIFLYNREITSSSDRSQIAYIPEDRIGVGLAPSLTVMENLMLKDFKKYRRGFSLNFDEMERVAERLIEEFSVKTPSVHVPASTLSGGNIQRLILAREFSRKPKVIIASQPTRGLDIAGIEYVRTRLIESARNGCAILLISEDLDEIFQLSDRIAVMYEGEIKKIFSRNEARYETVGYLMAGGAETGEVAA; encoded by the coding sequence GATGTCACAGCCAATGATCATGTGAACCTCAGAGTGAAAAAAGGAGAGATACACGGTCTTTTGGGTGAAAATGGGGCGGGCAAGACCACGCTGATGAATATCCTTTTTGGACTTTATCGGCCGGATGAAGGGGAGATGATTTTTGAAGGTCGCCGAGTGGAGTTCAGGAGTCCCAGAGACGCAATCTCTGCTGGAATTGGGATGGTGCACCAGCATTTCATGCTCGTCCCCAGGATGACTGTCCTCCACAACCTGATTCTGGGCTATAAAACTCCTTCTGACCCTCTAATCGACGAGAAGTGGGTGGAGAGAAGGGTTGAAAGGTTGTCGGGAAAATACGGTATCAGCATTCCGCTCTATGAGAGGATAATGGACCTCAGTGTGGGGGAAGAGCAGAGGGTTGAGATTCTGAAAGCCCTGTTCAGAGACGTTAAACTCCTCATCCTCGACGAGCCCACAGCGGTTTTAACCCCGCCCGAAGTCCAGAGTCTGTTTTCGGCTTTGAGATCCATGACTGAAGAAGGTTTAACTGTCATATTCATCACACACAAGCTTAAAGAGGCGTTAACCATAACCGATCGGATAACTGTACTCAGAAAAGGCAAAAACGTAGGAACGGTTGAAACCGCAAAAACCAATGAAAGAGAGCTGGCAAAAATGATGGTTGGCAGAGAGGTCGTTATGAAAGTGGAAAAGCCATCTGTTGAGATTGGCGATGTGGTTCTCAAAGTTCAGAATCTGTGGGTAAGGGACGATCGTGGACTTTTCGCCGTCAGAGGTGTGAGTTTCACAATCAGAGAGGGCGAAATTTTGGGCATTGCTGGTGTTTCTGGCAACGGTCAGAGGGAGCTTGAAGAGGCAATAGCGGGTATCAGGAAAGTGCACAGAGGAAGTATTTTTCTTTACAATAGAGAAATAACCAGCTCGTCCGACAGATCTCAAATCGCATACATACCTGAGGACAGGATTGGTGTTGGCCTAGCCCCCTCACTCACGGTAATGGAAAATTTAATGCTGAAGGACTTCAAAAAGTACCGCCGAGGTTTCTCTCTGAATTTTGATGAAATGGAAAGGGTGGCTGAGAGGCTGATTGAAGAATTCTCCGTGAAAACCCCTTCGGTGCACGTGCCTGCAAGCACGCTTTCTGGTGGAAATATTCAGAGGCTAATCTTGGCCAGAGAGTTCTCCAGAAAACCGAAGGTAATAATTGCGTCTCAGCCCACAAGAGGTCTGGATATAGCCGGGATTGAGTACGTAAGAACCAGACTTATTGAAAGTGCCAGAAATGGCTGCGCAATCCTTTTAATTTCCGAGGATCTTGACGAAATATTCCAGCTGAGCGATAGAATAGCCGTAATGTATGAGGGTGAGATAAAGAAGATATTTTCGAGAAATGAGGCAAGATATGAAACCGTGGGATATCTGATGGCTGGAGGAGCAGAGACCGGGGAGGTTGCTGCATGA
- a CDS encoding ABC transporter permease, with translation MKLKYLSPVVSITASLVLVGIMLALIGINPIQAYSVMVMKSFGSKFGLAELCVKTTPIILTGLAVAIPLRAGLWNIGAEGQLYMGAFAASIVALKLQVPAPLMLPTMFLASAIMGAAWAAIPGFLKARFDLNEIISTLLLNYVAIYWVEYLVYGPLRGKEVYNFPYSDLFVDSALLPRFFGTRFHLGVFIAILIAIVIYYIITKTDFGFAIKVVGANPKAADYAGISRQRTILYAMMLGGAIAGIAGMIEVSGIHLRLRPGISTGYGYAGIPVALLAGGNPLLVMLSASLFGFLYVGGSALQTTYSIPVSIVYVFQALIVLFIIGGDSLARRRDV, from the coding sequence ATGAAACTGAAGTACCTCAGCCCAGTGGTGTCGATAACAGCCTCGCTTGTTCTTGTAGGCATCATGCTGGCCCTAATCGGCATAAATCCCATCCAGGCCTACAGCGTAATGGTGATGAAATCATTCGGGTCAAAGTTTGGCCTGGCAGAACTCTGCGTGAAGACCACTCCCATAATTCTAACCGGCCTTGCAGTTGCAATACCACTCAGAGCCGGATTATGGAACATAGGAGCGGAGGGGCAGCTTTACATGGGAGCCTTTGCCGCCAGCATTGTGGCGCTTAAGCTTCAGGTCCCAGCTCCTTTAATGCTGCCAACCATGTTTCTGGCCTCCGCCATCATGGGTGCTGCTTGGGCTGCCATACCGGGCTTTCTCAAAGCGAGGTTTGACCTAAATGAGATCATATCCACACTCCTGCTCAACTACGTTGCAATTTACTGGGTTGAGTATTTAGTTTATGGACCGCTGAGAGGTAAGGAAGTATACAACTTCCCCTATTCGGACCTGTTTGTTGACTCTGCTCTCCTTCCAAGGTTTTTTGGAACCCGCTTTCATCTGGGAGTGTTCATCGCCATCCTCATCGCGATTGTGATCTACTATATCATCACAAAAACGGATTTCGGTTTTGCCATCAAAGTAGTCGGAGCGAACCCAAAAGCTGCAGATTACGCTGGGATAAGCAGACAAAGAACAATACTCTACGCCATGATGCTTGGCGGAGCAATTGCCGGAATAGCCGGAATGATTGAGGTTAGCGGGATACATCTCAGGCTGAGACCCGGAATATCCACTGGATACGGATATGCAGGAATTCCCGTTGCCCTGCTTGCAGGAGGCAATCCTCTGCTTGTAATGCTATCTGCATCGCTGTTTGGATTTCTGTATGTCGGTGGCTCCGCCCTGCAGACGACCTACTCAATCCCGGTTTCGATAGTTTACGTCTTTCAGGCACTCATAGTTCTCTTCATCATTGGTGGAGACTCACTGGCCAGAAGGAGGGATGTATGA